One genomic segment of Mauremys mutica isolate MM-2020 ecotype Southern chromosome 10, ASM2049712v1, whole genome shotgun sequence includes these proteins:
- the CTLA4 gene encoding cytotoxic T-lymphocyte protein 4 — protein MLTLLITIGFLSTATGIAKALKVTQPAAVLANRQGVANLVCEYKHIGNAEEIRVTLLKQTGKEYTEICASTYTTEYQMFIVEKTIECHVSPSQNNVTLTLMGLNATDAGLYICKMERLYPPPYFMNTGKGTQLFVTDPEPCPDTDLYLWILGAAASGLFIYSIFISACVLSKAIRKRKYLTTGLYVKMTSEEEKKVKPYHIVIR, from the exons ATGCTCACGCTATTGATCACCATTGGCTTCCTCAGCACAGCCACTGGCATCGCCAAAG CTCTCAAAGTGACCCAGCCAGCAGCGGTGTTGGCCAACAGGCAAGGAGTTGCCAATCTGGTGTGTGAATATAAGCACATTGGGAATGCAGAGGAAATCCGAGTGACCCTGCTTAAACAGACAGGCAAGGAGTACACCGAGATCTGTGCTTCAACCTACACAACTGAGTACCAGATGTTCATTGTGGAAAAGACCATTGAGTGTCATGTCAGCCCCAGCCAAAACAATGTGACCCTCACTCTCATGGGGCTGAACGCTACTGACGCTGGTCTATACATCTGCAAGATGGAGCGACTGTACCCACCACCATATTTTATGAACACCGGCAAGGGAACACAGCTCTTTGTCACTG ATCCAGAGCCCTGCCCAGACACTGACCTGTATCTCTGGATATTGGGAGCAGCTGCTTCAGGATTGTTTATTTACAGTATCTTCATCTCAGCCTGTGTCCTGAGCAAAGCG ATTCGGAAGAGGAAGTATCTCACTACTGGGCTCTATGTGAAAATGACTtcagaggaagagaagaaagtTAAGCCGTATCACATTGTCATTCGCtga